DNA sequence from the Novosphingobium sp. KACC 22771 genome:
GATGGGAATGATAATAGCCCAGCACCTGCTCCGCGCCTGCCCGCTGGGCGCGATAGGCGGCGATGAGCGCCGCCGGATCGATCTCGAAATGGCGCGCCGGATCGGGAGCAACATTGGCGCAGGGGCGGATTTGCACCACCTTGCCCGCTCGCCCAAGCAGCAATCCGCAGGCCTCATGGGGGTGGGCATCAGCCGCCTGCGCGCGGATCGCGGCGATAATTCCCCTTGCCAAGTGAATTTCCATGCCCATTTGCAAAAGAATGAGCATGGGGGAAAGCATCGTACAAGGGGCAATTGCAGGCGGCGGTCGGCTGGACCGCGCGCTGGCGGACTGCTGCCCTGCCGACGCGTCCCTCTCGCGCGAGCGAATCAAGGCGCTGATCGGCGAGGGCCGGGTCAGCATCGACGGCCGCATCGTCTCTCAGGCCTCGATGAAAGTGGCCCCCGGCGCGCATTTCATCATCACCCTGCCCCAGGCCGCGCCGCTCGACGCCGTGGCGCAGGATATTCCGCTCGACGTGGTGTATGAGGATGAACACCTGATCATCGTGGACAAGCCGGCGGGTCTGGTGGTCCATCCCGCGGCGGGCAATCCCGACGGCACGCTGGTCAACGCATTGTTGCACCATTGTGCGGGGCAATTGTCGGGCATCGGCGGGGTGGCGCGCCCCGGCATCGTTCACCGCATCGACAAGGACACATCGGGCCTGCTGGTGGTGGCCAAATCGGATGCCGCGCATGAAGGCCTGGCGCGGCAATTTGCCGACCATTCGATTGAGCGGGCCTATCTGGCGATCACCCAGGGCATTCCCCACCCCACCCATGGCACGCTGCGCGGGGTCATTGCGCGCCACCCCACCGACCGCAAGCGCATGGCGCTGTTGCCCGAGGGGGCGCGGATGCCAGAGGACGGCGGGAGGGGCAAACATGCCGTCACCCACTTCCGCCTGCTCGAATCGCTTGATCATGCCGCGCTGGTCGAATGCCGGCTCGAAACCGGGCGCACCCATCAGGTCCGCGTGCATATGGCCTCGATCGGACATGCCCTTTTGGGCGATCCGGTCTATGCCCGATCACAGAAATCGCAAAAACCGCTCCTTACAGAGCTTGGCTTTGCAAGGCAGGCGTTGCATGCTGCGGTTCTCGGTTTTACGCATCCGGTTACCGGCGAAACCATCCGTTTCGCCAGCCAGTTACCCGCCGATATGCGGGAACTATTACGCCGGTTGGGCGGTTCTCTTGCCGACCAGCCGGTTTCTTCCATACTGACCGGCGCCAATGGGCCGGGCGGCAAGGAAGGCCAACCGTGGCCGCCACCGAGGGATGCCTGTTAAGGGTCCGTCAATGCGCGTGCTGACAAGTGGAAGGATGATGACTGCCATGACCCAAGACAGCAATCTGCCCGCCGTGCCGGCGCTGGCCTCCGGCGAGGACGGGCTGAACCGCTACATGTCGCAAATCCGCAAGTTTCCCGTGCTGACGGCGGAACAGGAATACATGCTGGCCAAACGCTATGCCGAGCATCAGGACCCCGATGCCGCGCGCCAACTGGTCACCAGCCACCTGCGCCTCGTGGCCAAAATCGCGATGGGCTATCGCGGCTATGGCCTGCCGATCAGCGAGCTGATTTCGGAAGGCAACATCGGGTTGATGCAGGGCGTCAAGAAATTCGAGCCCGATCGCGGCTTCCGTCTGGCCACCTATGCCATGTGGTGGATCAAGGCCAGCATGCAGGAATTCATCCTGCGTTCCTGGTCGCTGGTCAAGATGGGCACGACGGCGGCGCAAAAGAAGCTGTTCTTCAACCTGCGCCGGATGAAAAAGAACATCGACGCCTTTGAAGACACCGACCTCCACCCGGACGATGTGAAGAAGATCGCCACCGACCTTGGCGTGTCCGAGGCCGAGGTGGTCAACATGAACCGCCGGATGATGATGGGCGGCGATGCCTCGCTCAATGTCTCCTTCAACGAGGAAGGCGAAGGTCAGTGGCAGGACATGCTGGCGGATTCCGGGCCGCTGCAGGACGAGACTGTCGCCAATGCCGAAGAGGCCCAGTGGCGCCACGCCCTGCTGGCCGAAGCCATGGACAGCCTGAACGAGCGCGAACGGGCAATCCTGTTTGAGCGCCGCCTGACCGATGACCCCAAGACGCTGGAAGAATTGAGCCAGACCTATAATGTCAGCCGCGAACGCGTGCGCCAGATCGAGGTGCGCGCCTTTGAAAAGCTGCAAAAGGCCATGCAGTCCATCGCGCGCGAACGCATGCTGGTGGCGGCGGCGTAATTACGACCCTCTGGGATGGGGCGGGACGTCATGTGCCCTCCCCCGTCCATGCAACCCCCTGTTGGCAGACCATAAAGCCAGGCGCGAAGGCGGAACTACGCCGCGCCGGGGGGCATTGCTGCATTTAATATGTTGATTTGATGCGGGGCTTTGGAATTTCTTAGGGATATTCCCGATACTATGCATTCTTACTAGGTGTGGCGTTCAGAGAAATCTGACGCCTGTCATACTGGCAAGGATGAAACCCATGGGCGTCGAGATCCCCAACTCGTATGGCGCAAACCCTGCTGATGCCAATGCCTCCTCCGGTCTGCATGGCCTGATCGGAGGGTCTGCGGCCATGCGCGAAGTCTATTCGCAGATCAAATATCTGGCCGCGAGCCGGGCCAATATTTTCATCTCCGGCGAAAGCGGCACCGGCAAGCAGGCCTGCGCAGAGGCGATCCACCGCGCATCGCCGCGTTCGTCCGCGCCCTTTGTCACGGTTTCCTGCGCCGCCATGCCGCCCGAATTGATCGAGCGGCGCATTTTTGGCGATCCTTCCGAAACCGCCCCCTCTGGCCCGCCCTCGGCCTTGCGGGCGGCGGATCGCGGCACGCTGTTTCTCGATGAAGTCAGCGCGCTGCCGCTGCCGCTGCAAGGGCGGCTGCTGCGCTTTTTGCAAAGCGGGATGGCCGGGCGCACGCTGGTCGATGTCCGCCTGATCTGTTCCAGCAGCCGCCCGATGCTGGAGGAACTGGCGTCAGGCCAATTCCGCGAGGATCTCTATTACCGTCTGGCGGTGGTGCCGCTCGACTTGCCCCCCTTGCGCGATCGCGGTGGCGATATCGAGGCGTTGGCGCAAAGTTTCCTGCGCCGCTTTGCCCGCGAACATGGCAAGAAATTCAACCCGCTCGGGGCCGAACATCTGGCCGCACTGGAGGCCTATTCGTGGCCGGGCAATCTTCAGGAACTGCAGAATGTGATCCGCCGCGCCATACTGCTGTTCGACGGGCCGGAACTGCCGCTGCGCGCGCTGCCCGCCATTCCGCCAACGCCGCAAGGCCAGAGCCCTCAACCGGTGGAAGCCACCGGCGATGCCCCCGCCGCCACTACGACTGATCACGAAGCCTTGTTCAAGGCGCTGGCCGGGCTGACATTGGATCAGATCGAGAGGCTTGCCATTGAGGGGGCCATTCGCGCCGCCCATGGCAGCCTGCCCGGCGCCGCGCGCATTCTGGGGGTCAGCCCATCGACCCTCTATCGCAAGCGCGAACGCTGGAATGATGCCCAGCGTTCAGCCTGATTTGCGGCGGGGGTTGACCGACCCCCGCCTTCAATGCCGGGCGAAATTACCAGTCGCCGCCATTGCCATCGTCCGAGGAATCCCAGGAACTGTCGTCGGAAATGCCAAAGTCATTGCCGCCCATGTCCTGATTCGTATTGCCCGAATCCCAGCCTGAATTGTCCTCGCGCAGCGGGCGGCGCTGTTCGTCCTTGTGATCGCCGAACATGCCGTCGATGATCTTTTCACCGGCGGCGAAACCCGCGCCGGCCGCCGCGCCCGTGGCCAGACCGCCAAGGATCGAGGAGCCCATGCCGCCGCCCTGCTGGGGATAGCCGCCCCCATATCCGGGACCACCATAGCCGGGCCCGCCAA
Encoded proteins:
- the rpoH gene encoding RNA polymerase sigma factor RpoH — encoded protein: MTQDSNLPAVPALASGEDGLNRYMSQIRKFPVLTAEQEYMLAKRYAEHQDPDAARQLVTSHLRLVAKIAMGYRGYGLPISELISEGNIGLMQGVKKFEPDRGFRLATYAMWWIKASMQEFILRSWSLVKMGTTAAQKKLFFNLRRMKKNIDAFEDTDLHPDDVKKIATDLGVSEAEVVNMNRRMMMGGDASLNVSFNEEGEGQWQDMLADSGPLQDETVANAEEAQWRHALLAEAMDSLNERERAILFERRLTDDPKTLEELSQTYNVSRERVRQIEVRAFEKLQKAMQSIARERMLVAAA
- a CDS encoding M67 family metallopeptidase, which translates into the protein MARGIIAAIRAQAADAHPHEACGLLLGRAGKVVQIRPCANVAPDPARHFEIDPAALIAAYRAQRAGAEQVLGYYHSHPTGDAMPSPTDAAMAARDGRIWAICGGETVSWWRDGANGFEVLFTREDEG
- a CDS encoding RluA family pseudouridine synthase, translated to MSMGESIVQGAIAGGGRLDRALADCCPADASLSRERIKALIGEGRVSIDGRIVSQASMKVAPGAHFIITLPQAAPLDAVAQDIPLDVVYEDEHLIIVDKPAGLVVHPAAGNPDGTLVNALLHHCAGQLSGIGGVARPGIVHRIDKDTSGLLVVAKSDAAHEGLARQFADHSIERAYLAITQGIPHPTHGTLRGVIARHPTDRKRMALLPEGARMPEDGGRGKHAVTHFRLLESLDHAALVECRLETGRTHQVRVHMASIGHALLGDPVYARSQKSQKPLLTELGFARQALHAAVLGFTHPVTGETIRFASQLPADMRELLRRLGGSLADQPVSSILTGANGPGGKEGQPWPPPRDAC
- a CDS encoding sigma 54-interacting transcriptional regulator, with the protein product MGVEIPNSYGANPADANASSGLHGLIGGSAAMREVYSQIKYLAASRANIFISGESGTGKQACAEAIHRASPRSSAPFVTVSCAAMPPELIERRIFGDPSETAPSGPPSALRAADRGTLFLDEVSALPLPLQGRLLRFLQSGMAGRTLVDVRLICSSSRPMLEELASGQFREDLYYRLAVVPLDLPPLRDRGGDIEALAQSFLRRFAREHGKKFNPLGAEHLAALEAYSWPGNLQELQNVIRRAILLFDGPELPLRALPAIPPTPQGQSPQPVEATGDAPAATTTDHEALFKALAGLTLDQIERLAIEGAIRAAHGSLPGAARILGVSPSTLYRKRERWNDAQRSA